A single genomic interval of Salinigranum halophilum harbors:
- the serB gene encoding phosphoserine phosphatase SerB, whose product MKLIAFDFDGTLSDSEMTVLLGEREGVADEMALITERAMNDEISYAKSLRERAALLEGLEEELAEEAYDEVTLRPGAADVVRRLDDYGHHVAILTGGFERGVERALEKAGVGDAVDTIVSNRLPVTGGRLTGGVEGSLIEGTKDEALESLAADLDVKLSQTVAVGDGANDLPMLEVAGLAVGFLPKPAVRPHCDLVVETMDELAGVFETREILRAPDE is encoded by the coding sequence ATGAAACTCATCGCGTTCGACTTCGACGGGACGCTCTCGGACTCGGAGATGACGGTCCTCCTCGGCGAGCGAGAGGGCGTCGCCGACGAGATGGCCTTGATTACCGAGCGGGCGATGAACGACGAGATATCGTACGCGAAGAGCCTCCGCGAGCGGGCGGCGCTCCTCGAGGGCCTCGAGGAGGAACTCGCCGAGGAAGCGTACGACGAGGTGACGCTCCGTCCCGGCGCGGCCGACGTCGTCCGCCGCCTCGACGACTACGGCCACCACGTCGCGATTCTCACCGGGGGGTTCGAGCGCGGCGTCGAACGCGCCCTCGAGAAGGCGGGCGTCGGAGACGCCGTCGACACCATCGTCTCCAACCGCCTGCCGGTCACGGGCGGACGGCTCACCGGCGGCGTGGAGGGGTCGCTCATCGAGGGCACGAAGGACGAGGCACTCGAATCGCTCGCGGCCGACCTCGACGTGAAGCTGTCTCAGACCGTCGCCGTCGGTGACGGTGCGAACGACCTGCCGATGCTCGAGGTGGCCGGCCTCGCCGTCGGTTTCCTCCCGAAACCGGCCGTCCGACCCCACTGCGACCTCGTCGTCGAGACGATGGACGAACTCGCCGGTGTGTTCGAGACGCGAGAAATCCTGCGCGCCCCGGACGAGTAG
- a CDS encoding DUF5828 family protein has product MEESISGFKHRGSWGDIVEHGERVTRALRDAGVDSDAFTEWDEWRPKSHERLSQDVNEKTAAQASVAEGEGEKAGKKPEEDLQSAGRKLSESYEKVEEGDNEGAVERWQDSIDYVKRAADSASRKALRAVEDTVYRKVMTQLAPYYFDNELISANVQRVARGTTDEVEFVFEVNVNDDDLKQQVSERLAAYEDEVDRWHIDTEKDTTTAEAVEGVEVPQNEPESKSTTN; this is encoded by the coding sequence ATGGAAGAGAGCATCTCAGGATTCAAACACCGCGGCTCGTGGGGGGATATCGTCGAGCACGGTGAACGCGTCACCCGCGCGCTCCGCGACGCCGGCGTCGACAGTGACGCGTTCACCGAGTGGGACGAGTGGCGACCCAAGTCCCACGAACGCCTCTCGCAGGACGTCAACGAGAAGACCGCCGCCCAGGCGAGTGTCGCCGAGGGCGAGGGAGAGAAGGCGGGCAAGAAGCCCGAAGAGGACCTCCAGAGCGCCGGGCGCAAGCTCTCGGAGTCGTACGAGAAGGTCGAGGAGGGAGACAACGAGGGTGCCGTCGAGCGCTGGCAGGACTCCATCGACTACGTCAAGCGCGCGGCCGACTCCGCGAGCCGAAAGGCGCTCCGGGCGGTCGAAGACACCGTCTACCGGAAGGTGATGACACAGCTCGCGCCCTACTACTTCGACAACGAACTCATCAGCGCCAACGTCCAGCGGGTGGCCCGCGGCACCACCGACGAGGTCGAGTTCGTCTTCGAGGTCAACGTCAACGACGACGACCTCAAACAGCAGGTCTCCGAGCGCCTCGCCGCGTACGAGGACGAGGTCGACCGCTGGCACATCGACACCGAGAAGGACACCACGACCGCCGAAGCCGTCGAGGGCGTCGAAGTCCCTCAGAACGAGCCCGAGTCGAAGTCGACCACCAACTGA
- a CDS encoding helix-turn-helix domain-containing protein — MADSPDMADLLETDDPEFQQVLSCVFGIQNHESRTYLVLLDHPGSTVAELADVLDRDRSNVNRSLTTLMEKGLAGRQRRLLDPGGYVYQYTATPLPEAKGMLHDALDTWAETVHERIDEFGPRRQ; from the coding sequence ATGGCAGACTCCCCCGACATGGCCGACCTTCTGGAGACCGACGACCCCGAGTTCCAGCAGGTCCTCTCGTGTGTGTTCGGCATTCAGAACCACGAGAGTCGGACGTATCTCGTCCTTCTCGACCACCCCGGAAGCACCGTCGCCGAACTGGCCGACGTCCTCGACCGCGACCGGAGCAACGTCAACCGCTCGCTGACGACGCTGATGGAGAAGGGACTCGCCGGTCGACAGCGACGCCTGCTCGACCCCGGTGGCTACGTCTACCAGTACACGGCGACCCCGCTCCCGGAAGCGAAGGGGATGCTCCACGACGCACTCGACACGTGGGCCGAGACGGTCCACGAACGGATCGACGAGTTCGGCCCCCGGCGACAGTAG
- a CDS encoding cupin domain-containing protein produces the protein MSYRVVETETVEAEPDRPCTLRRLSERAGLERMAVNRFEADPGEQVPLAYHYHDEQEEAFFVLSGTLHVETPAEEYVVPAGSLFAVEPGSPQRAFNPADADERVELVAVGAPAVSGDAHAYDPDEDET, from the coding sequence ATGAGCTACCGAGTCGTGGAGACCGAGACCGTCGAGGCGGAACCCGACAGGCCCTGTACGCTGCGCCGCCTCTCGGAACGGGCGGGCCTCGAGCGGATGGCCGTCAACCGGTTCGAGGCCGACCCCGGCGAGCAGGTCCCGCTCGCGTACCACTACCACGACGAACAGGAGGAGGCGTTCTTCGTCCTCTCGGGGACGCTCCACGTCGAGACGCCCGCGGAGGAGTACGTCGTTCCGGCGGGGAGCCTGTTCGCCGTCGAACCGGGAAGTCCACAGCGAGCGTTCAATCCCGCAGACGCCGACGAGCGGGTCGAACTCGTCGCGGTCGGCGCACCGGCGGTGTCGGGCGACGCCCACGCGTACGACCCCGACGAGGACGAGACATGA
- the serA gene encoding phosphoglycerate dehydrogenase: MKVLITDPIADAGVQRLRDAGHEVVTDYDSEGDALLDAVADANALVVRSGTEVTREVFEAAPDLVIVGRAGIGVDNIDIDAATDHGVVVANAPEGNVRAAAEHTVAMAFATARSIPQAHARLRGGEWAKGDYLGTELNGKTLGIVGLGRVGQEVAKRLDSLGMNLVAYDPYIGEERADRLGAELVEFEECLERADFLTVHTPLTPETEGLISTDELELMGGGYLVNCARGGVVDEAALAAAVEAGTLDGAAIDVFESEPVSPDNPLLKVDDVIVTPHLGASTEAAQENVATSIADQVMAAFADEPVINALNAPSVDQSAFPRIRPYIELAETAGKVAAQVFDQRISEVEVSYQGDIAEEDLDLVTASALKGVFTPLEWQVNAVNAPSIAEERGIEVVETKSRQSEDFQSLVTVTVKNEEGSLGVCGTLFAGDDPRIVRIDGYRVDAIPHGQMLVARNYDRPGVIGFIGTVLGDNDVNIAGMFNARRSPGDDAALTVYNLDTPVPESVREQLLADERITDVKYITLDNGDDE; encoded by the coding sequence ATGAAGGTACTCATCACGGACCCCATCGCTGATGCGGGTGTCCAACGACTGCGTGACGCGGGTCACGAGGTCGTGACCGACTACGACTCGGAGGGTGACGCGCTGCTTGACGCGGTGGCGGACGCGAACGCGCTCGTCGTCCGCTCGGGCACGGAGGTGACGCGCGAGGTGTTCGAGGCCGCGCCCGACCTCGTCATCGTCGGGCGTGCGGGCATCGGCGTCGACAACATCGACATCGACGCCGCGACGGACCACGGCGTCGTCGTCGCGAACGCCCCCGAGGGGAACGTTCGCGCGGCCGCAGAACACACCGTCGCGATGGCGTTCGCGACCGCACGCTCCATCCCGCAGGCGCACGCCCGACTCCGCGGCGGCGAGTGGGCGAAGGGCGACTACCTCGGGACGGAACTGAACGGGAAGACGCTCGGCATCGTGGGGCTGGGTCGCGTCGGTCAGGAAGTCGCAAAGCGACTCGACTCGCTCGGGATGAACCTCGTCGCGTACGACCCCTACATCGGCGAGGAGCGCGCCGACCGACTCGGCGCCGAGTTGGTGGAGTTCGAGGAGTGTCTCGAACGTGCCGACTTCCTCACCGTCCACACGCCGCTGACGCCCGAGACGGAGGGGCTCATCTCCACGGACGAACTCGAACTGATGGGTGGCGGCTACCTCGTCAACTGCGCCCGCGGGGGTGTCGTCGACGAGGCGGCACTCGCCGCCGCCGTCGAAGCTGGTACGCTCGACGGTGCCGCCATCGACGTCTTCGAGAGCGAACCCGTCTCGCCCGACAACCCACTCCTGAAAGTCGACGACGTCATCGTCACACCGCACCTCGGCGCTTCGACGGAGGCCGCCCAGGAGAACGTCGCGACGAGCATCGCCGACCAGGTGATGGCCGCGTTCGCCGACGAACCGGTCATCAACGCGCTGAACGCGCCGTCGGTGGACCAGAGCGCCTTCCCCCGCATCCGCCCGTACATCGAACTCGCCGAGACCGCAGGGAAGGTCGCCGCACAGGTGTTCGACCAGCGTATCTCGGAGGTCGAGGTGAGCTACCAGGGCGACATCGCCGAGGAGGACCTCGACCTCGTCACCGCGAGCGCGCTGAAGGGTGTCTTCACGCCGCTGGAGTGGCAGGTCAACGCGGTGAACGCGCCGAGCATCGCCGAAGAGCGCGGGATCGAGGTCGTCGAGACCAAGTCGCGACAGTCGGAGGACTTCCAGAGCCTCGTGACCGTGACGGTGAAGAACGAGGAGGGCTCGCTCGGCGTCTGCGGGACGCTCTTCGCCGGCGACGACCCGCGCATCGTCCGCATCGACGGCTACCGCGTCGACGCCATCCCGCACGGCCAGATGCTCGTCGCCCGCAACTACGACCGCCCCGGCGTCATCGGCTTCATCGGGACGGTGCTCGGGGACAACGACGTCAACATCGCCGGGATGTTCAACGCCCGCCGGTCGCCCGGCGACGACGCCGCACTCACCGTCTACAACCTCGACACGCCGGTGCCCGAGTCCGTCCGCGAGCAGTTGCTCGCCGACGAGCGCATCACGGACGTGAAGTACATCACCCTCGACAACGGCGACGACGAGTAA
- a CDS encoding carbon starvation CstA family protein has product MVQALWLVVAVLALFSVGYLGYSRYLSQFVELDDSRETPAHKYEDGQEYVPAKKPVLLGHHYSSIAGGAPIVGPITAGILWGWVPALLWIAIGNPLMGSVHDFVSLSASLRHEGKSIGYIIGEYVGERGKKMLLWFAFLTIILVVAVFALVVAIVFDAFPSAATASILYIALAFLFGIYLYQLDLPFVPGTVVFVIGVFASVWVGIQNPLVLVPEGGSTFLPTVINANVSAWIPVIIIYAAIASALPVWMLLQPRDYLSSFLLYSGVGGALLAIIVGTVGGMWLGITPIPTQPLEVGIPAFNGFWGVTGTAPLFPLLFITIACGTISGFHSLVSSGTTAKQLNKESDARTIGYGGMLGEGLLATVALAALAVAGASLDPAGGIGVALPNFATGGGIFLTSFGIPQSFGAPFMALVLVSFLLTSTDTAVRLGRYMMEEIVGTPETAVEKVAVDRYANAAVQGVPAYILITSGSWVTLWQLFGGANQLLAALALLTATVWLANWDDSKQLISTGVPMAVMVTITTLGLSWLAFYSNLYQKFIVGNPADLGTFGIISAIVQIVLALTLIFLALSLVKMGYENIQNARRGGSGAALADGGTVDSDD; this is encoded by the coding sequence ATGGTACAAGCGTTGTGGCTGGTCGTTGCCGTGCTGGCACTGTTCAGCGTGGGGTACTTGGGCTACTCACGGTATCTTTCGCAGTTCGTCGAACTCGACGACTCCCGTGAGACACCGGCGCACAAGTACGAAGACGGACAGGAGTACGTTCCGGCGAAGAAGCCTGTCCTGCTGGGGCATCACTACTCGAGTATTGCGGGTGGCGCACCGATCGTCGGTCCCATCACTGCCGGCATCCTGTGGGGCTGGGTGCCGGCGCTCCTGTGGATCGCCATCGGCAACCCCCTGATGGGGAGCGTTCACGACTTCGTCTCGCTGTCGGCGAGCCTCCGTCACGAGGGGAAGTCCATCGGGTACATCATCGGCGAGTACGTCGGTGAGCGGGGCAAGAAGATGCTCCTGTGGTTCGCCTTCCTCACCATCATCCTCGTCGTCGCGGTGTTCGCACTCGTCGTCGCCATCGTCTTCGACGCGTTCCCGAGCGCCGCCACCGCGAGTATCCTCTACATCGCGCTCGCGTTCCTCTTCGGCATCTACCTCTACCAGCTCGACCTCCCGTTCGTCCCGGGGACCGTGGTGTTCGTCATCGGCGTCTTCGCCAGCGTCTGGGTCGGTATCCAGAACCCGCTGGTGCTCGTCCCCGAGGGCGGCAGCACGTTCCTCCCGACCGTGATCAACGCCAACGTCTCGGCGTGGATTCCCGTCATCATCATCTACGCGGCCATCGCGAGCGCGCTCCCGGTCTGGATGCTGCTCCAGCCGCGTGACTACCTGTCGTCGTTCCTGCTCTATTCGGGTGTCGGCGGCGCGCTCCTCGCGATTATCGTCGGCACCGTGGGCGGGATGTGGCTCGGCATCACGCCGATTCCCACCCAGCCGCTCGAGGTCGGCATCCCGGCGTTCAACGGCTTCTGGGGCGTCACCGGTACGGCTCCGCTCTTCCCGCTCCTGTTCATCACCATCGCCTGTGGGACCATCAGCGGCTTCCACTCGCTGGTCTCTTCGGGCACCACGGCGAAGCAGCTGAACAAGGAGAGCGACGCCCGTACCATCGGCTACGGTGGCATGCTCGGGGAGGGCCTGCTCGCGACCGTCGCGCTCGCGGCGCTCGCGGTCGCCGGTGCGAGCCTCGACCCCGCCGGCGGAATCGGCGTCGCCCTGCCGAACTTCGCGACCGGCGGCGGCATCTTCCTCACCTCGTTCGGCATCCCCCAGAGCTTCGGCGCGCCGTTCATGGCGCTCGTGCTCGTGAGCTTCCTCCTCACCTCGACCGACACCGCCGTCAGGCTCGGTCGCTACATGATGGAGGAGATCGTCGGCACACCCGAGACCGCCGTCGAGAAGGTCGCGGTCGACCGCTACGCGAACGCGGCCGTCCAGGGTGTCCCGGCGTACATCCTCATCACCAGCGGGTCGTGGGTGACGCTCTGGCAGCTGTTCGGCGGTGCGAACCAGCTGCTCGCCGCGCTCGCGCTCTTGACTGCGACGGTGTGGCTCGCCAACTGGGACGACTCCAAGCAGCTCATCTCGACGGGCGTCCCGATGGCGGTCATGGTCACCATCACGACGCTCGGGCTCTCCTGGCTGGCCTTCTACAGCAATCTGTACCAGAAGTTCATCGTCGGGAACCCGGCCGACCTGGGGACCTTCGGCATCATCTCGGCCATCGTCCAGATCGTGCTCGCGTTGACGCTCATCTTCCTGGCGCTCTCGCTCGTCAAGATGGGCTACGAGAACATCCAGAACGCCCGCCGCGGCGGCAGCGGTGCCGCCCTCGCGGACGGCGGAACCGTCGATTCGGACGACTGA
- the thrC gene encoding threonine synthase: protein MSLELTAAAPTAPDDVDGGVWLECIECGETFAPFEDIRYTCDDCDGLLEVRYDDPPTFDEFEGRGVWRYNAALPFEEGVSLPEGATPLHRVPRLEAAIGVENLRVKHEGMNPTGSFKDRGMTVGVRVAKELGVGRLACASTGNTSAALAAYGARAGLETLVLLPAGKVAAGKIAQAALHDARILEVDGNFDACLDIVQELAEQGEVYLLNSLNPFRLEGQKTIGLEILEEFHADYDTYPDRIVLPVGNAGNTAALYKCFRELVQAGALDPEDVPKLTGVQAEGAAPMVEAVENGADEVRRWDEVETIATAIRIGNPVNAPKALPGIRNTGGTAVSVSDEEITAAQRALAKEGVGVEPASAASVAGLKKLRDRGDVDADENVVCLTTGHLLKDPDAAFEAGNEPEPVANDTDAVLDLIEGDASPSRGRLRRLLPF from the coding sequence ATGAGCCTGGAGTTGACCGCGGCCGCCCCGACGGCGCCCGACGACGTCGACGGTGGCGTCTGGCTGGAGTGTATCGAGTGCGGTGAGACGTTCGCCCCGTTCGAGGACATCCGCTACACCTGCGACGACTGCGACGGCCTCCTCGAGGTCCGCTACGACGACCCGCCGACGTTCGACGAGTTCGAAGGGCGCGGCGTCTGGCGCTACAACGCCGCGCTTCCGTTCGAGGAGGGCGTCTCCCTCCCCGAGGGGGCGACGCCGCTCCACCGCGTTCCACGACTCGAGGCGGCTATCGGCGTCGAGAACCTCCGCGTGAAACACGAGGGGATGAACCCCACGGGGAGCTTCAAAGACCGCGGGATGACCGTCGGCGTCCGCGTCGCGAAGGAACTCGGCGTCGGCCGACTCGCCTGTGCCTCGACGGGGAACACGTCGGCGGCGCTGGCCGCCTACGGCGCTCGTGCCGGGTTGGAGACGCTCGTGCTCCTCCCCGCCGGGAAGGTCGCCGCCGGCAAAATCGCCCAGGCGGCGCTTCACGACGCGCGCATCCTCGAGGTCGACGGCAACTTCGACGCCTGTCTCGACATCGTCCAGGAGCTGGCCGAGCAAGGCGAGGTCTACCTGCTGAACTCGCTGAACCCCTTCCGTCTGGAGGGACAGAAGACTATCGGCCTCGAGATTCTCGAGGAGTTCCACGCCGACTACGACACCTACCCGGACCGGATCGTCCTCCCCGTCGGGAACGCCGGCAACACCGCCGCGCTGTACAAGTGCTTCCGCGAACTCGTCCAGGCGGGCGCGCTCGACCCCGAGGACGTGCCCAAACTCACCGGCGTCCAGGCCGAAGGGGCCGCGCCGATGGTCGAAGCCGTCGAGAACGGCGCCGACGAGGTCCGAAGGTGGGACGAGGTCGAGACCATCGCCACCGCCATCCGCATCGGCAACCCGGTCAACGCGCCCAAGGCGCTCCCGGGCATCCGCAACACGGGCGGGACCGCCGTCTCCGTCTCCGACGAGGAGATCACGGCCGCACAGCGGGCGCTCGCGAAGGAGGGCGTCGGTGTCGAACCCGCCTCCGCGGCGAGCGTCGCCGGCCTGAAGAAACTGCGCGACCGCGGCGACGTCGACGCCGACGAGAACGTCGTCTGTCTCACGACGGGACACCTCCTGAAAGACCCCGACGCCGCGTTCGAGGCGGGTAACGAGCCCGAACCCGTCGCCAACGACACCGACGCGGTCCTCGACCTCATCGAGGGCGACGCGTCCCCGAGTCGGGGCCGTCTCCGCCGGCTCCTCCCGTTCTGA